From Pseudomonas fluorescens:
CAGGCTGCTTGCACCTTGGGCCCCATGGAGCCGGCGGCGAAACCGAGTCTTTCCATTTCATCCGGGTGGGCCTGGCCGATAGCCTTCTGGGTCGGTTTGCCAAAGTCGATATACGCCGCGTTGACGTCGGTGGCGATCACCAGCAAATCGGCTTCCAGTTGCGATGCCAGCAGCGATGAGCACAGGTCTTTGTCGATGACCGCTTCAATACCCTTGAGCTTGCCGTCTTCGCCATACATCGTTGGAATACCGCCGCCGCCGGCGCAGATCACGATGCTGCCCTTTTCCAGCAGCCATTGGATCGGGCGAATTTCAAAGATGCGTTTCGGCCGCGGGCTGGCCACGACGCGGCGGTATTTATCGCCATCCGGGGCGATCGCCCAGCCTTTTTCAGCGGCCAGTTGCTCGGCTTCGGCCTTGGAGTACACCGGGCCTATGGGCTTGCTGGGGTGCTGGAAGGCCGGGTCGTTGGCGTCTACTTCGACCTGGGTGAGCAGGGTGGCGAAGGGCACTTCGAAGTCCAGCAGGTTGCCCAGTTCCTGTTCGATGATGTAGCCGATCATGCCTTCGGTTTCCGCACCGAGCACGTCCAGCGGGTAGGGCGATACGCTGGTGTAGGCCGCAGCCTGCAACGACAGCAGGCCGACCTGCGGGCCATTGCCGTGGGCGATGACCAGCTCGTTGCCGGGGCGGATCT
This genomic window contains:
- the arcC gene encoding carbamate kinase; this encodes MRIVVALGGNALLRRGEPMTADNQRANIRIATEQIAKIRPGNELVIAHGNGPQVGLLSLQAAAYTSVSPYPLDVLGAETEGMIGYIIEQELGNLLDFEVPFATLLTQVEVDANDPAFQHPSKPIGPVYSKAEAEQLAAEKGWAIAPDGDKYRRVVASPRPKRIFEIRPIQWLLEKGSIVICAGGGGIPTMYGEDGKLKGIEAVIDKDLCSSLLASQLEADLLVIATDVNAAYIDFGKPTQKAIGQAHPDEMERLGFAAGSMGPKVQAACEFARQTGKTAVIGSLSDIEAIVQGSAGTRISTATPGITYL